GCTGGAAAGAGATTGGCAAGATATATTAGACTAGGACAGTGAATAGAAAATTCATAAAAAATACTTTATTAGCTTTAGGAGCAATAATCCTAGCAAATTGCTCTGCTGTAGGATTAAAGTCTAGTGGAGCAGGATTCTTATCTTCTAACTTATGGATAAATAGCTTTAGTAAAGTGATCTTTGGATATCCTGATTATCCTATTTCAAGGGAAATGGTTGAGAATATACCCTATGCATCTTTAAGGATAAAAATAGGCAAGGGTCCTGCTGGATTAATGATATTACAAAAAATAGAAGGAAATACACTCTCCTGGATAAGCAGGGACGAAGTTCTTATTCAGACCAAGAATGGAAGAATAGTCAGAACATCAAAACTAAATAATGATTTATCAGATTATTATTATGATACTGATCCAGAATTTA
Above is a window of SAR86 cluster bacterium DNA encoding:
- a CDS encoding YjbF family lipoprotein → MNRKFIKNTLLALGAIILANCSAVGLKSSGAGFLSSNLWINSFSKVIFGYPDYPISREMVENIPYASLRIKIGKGPAGLMILQKIEGNTLSWISRDEVLIQTKNGRIVRTSKLNNDLSDYYYDTDPEFIEILEEKKIKSQRVISLTNPKASHIELQVTSSTKDKKETIEILGNEYELIKISEKIHNRLIKWKFTNTYWVDSEGFVWKTIQQIAPNVPPIVIEVTKPYSA